In a genomic window of Erigeron canadensis isolate Cc75 chromosome 5, C_canadensis_v1, whole genome shotgun sequence:
- the LOC122599255 gene encoding probable methyltransferase PMT14 — protein MGSKNNPANRRRSPLSIIVVFGLCCFFYLLGTWQKSGFGKGDSIAMDITKKTECEDDFASLDFDSHHSIPIPDSSKPKAKLIKPCDVKYTDYTPCHEQDRAMKFPREDMVYRERHCPPQEEKLKCLIPAPKGYSTPFPWPKGRDYVHYANVPYKHLTVEKANQHWVEFQGNVFKFPGGGTMFPQGADAYIDELASVIPIADGSIRTALDTGCGVASWGAFLMKRNVLAFSFAPRDNHEAQVQFALERGVPAIIGVLGSISLPFPSRAFDMAQCSRCLIPWGENDGKYLMEVDRVLRPGGFWILSGPPINWKTYYQTWKRSKEDLKAEQRKIEKLAESLCWEKKYEKGDIAIWRKKVNTESCQMDSVNFCKSSDADDVWYKKMETCVTPYPKVKSANEVAGGELKKFPARLQAVPPRVSKGLIPDVSVESYQEDSKLWKMYVGTYKRSNRLIGTSRYRNIMDMNAGLGGFAAALDSNKLWVMNVVPTIAPNTLGVVYERGLIGIYHDWCEGFSTYPRTYDLIHGNGLFSLYENKCDLEDILLEMDRILRPEGSVILRDEVDVLTKVMKITAGMRWDVKLLDHEDGPFVPKKIFVASKQYWVGSSSNNTSSE, from the exons ATGGGGTCTAAGAATAATCCGGCAAATAGACGAAGAAGTCCGTTGTCTATAATCGTTGTGTTCGGGCTTTGCTGTTTCTTTTACTTACTAGGAACGTGGCAGAAAAGTGGTTTTGGAAAGGGAGATAGCATAGCGATGGACATAACCAAGAAAACCGAATGTGAGGATGACTTTGCTAGTCTTGATTTTGACTCTCATCATAGTATTCCTATTCCCGATTCTTCCAAACCAAAAGCTAAATTGATCAAGCCATGTGATGTCAAATACACCGACTACACACCCTGTCATGAACAGGACCGAGCCATGAAGTTTCCAAGAGAGGATATGGTTTATAGAGAAAGACATTGCCCTCCTCAAGAGGAAAAGTTAAAATGTCTTATTCCAGCTCCAAAAGGGTATTCAACTCCGTTTCCATGGCCTAAAGGGCGTGACTATGTTCACTATGCTAATGTGCCTTATAAACATTTAACCGTTGAGAAGGCCAATCAACATTGGGTGGAGTTTCAGGGTAATGTCTTTAAGTTTCCAGGCGGTGGAACGATGTTCCCACAAGGAGCAGATGCATATATTGACGAACTTGCATCTGTAATTCCAATTGCCGATGGATCTATCAGAACAGCTCTGGATACTGGTTGTGGG GTTGCAAGCTGGGGTGCTTTCTTGATGAAGAGAAATGTGTTGGCTTTCTCATTTGCGCCACGGGACAATCATGAAGCACAAGTGCAATTTGCTTTGGAGCGTGGTGTGCCTGCCATTATCGGTGTTCTTGGATCAATTAGTCTTCCTTTTCCATCAAGAGCATTTGATATGGCCCAGTGTTCACGATGCCTGATACCATGGGGGGAAAACG ATGGGAAGTACTTGATGGAAGTTGATCGAGTACTTAGGCCTGGAGGATTCTGGATCTTATCTGGTCCTCCAATCAATTGGAAGACATACTATCAGACATGGAAAAGGTCAAAAGAGGATCTGAAGGCAGAGCAAAGAAAGATTGAAAAGCTTGCTGAATCTCTTTGCTGGGAGAAGAAATATGAGAAGGGAGATATTGCTATATGGAGGAAAAAAGTAAACACCGAATCCTGCCAAATGGATTCTGTGAATTTCTGCAAATCCAGTGATGCTGATGATGTATG GTACAAGAAAATGGAAACATGTGTAACTCCCTACCCTAAAGTTAAGAGTGCAAATGAAGTAGCAGGAGGGGAGTTGAAAAAGTTCCCAGCAAGGCTACAGGCAGTGCCTCCTCGTGTATCCAAGGGACTAATTCCAGATGTTTCTGTTGAATCTTATCAAGAAGATAGTAAACTTTGGAAGATGTATGTTGGTACTTACAAAAGATCCAATCGGTTAATTGGCACCTCAAGATACAGAAACATTATGGATATGAATGCTGGTCTTGGAGGTTTTGCTGCAGCTCTTGACTCAAATAAATTATGGGTGATGAATGTTGTGCCGACTATTGCTCCAAACACATTGGGTGTTGTCTATGAGCGTGGTCTTATCGGTATATATCATGACTG GTGTGAAGGCTTCTCAACTTACCCAAGGACATATGACCTTATTCATGGCAATGGTCTATTCAGCTTGTACGAGAACAA ATGTGATTTGGAAGACATCCTACTAGAGATGGACCGAATTTTGAGGCCTGAAGGTTCAGTCATCCTCCGAGATGAAGTAGATGTATTGACCAAGGTAATGAAAATCACAGCTGGCATGAGATGGGATGTTAAATTGTTGGATCATGAAGATGGACCCTTTGTCCCTAAGAAAATTTTTGTCGCCTCTAAACAATACTGGGTTGGCAGCTCAAGCAACAACACATCGAGTGAATGA